The genomic DNA AGCAGCggctattcttcctcttctggcACACGTGCACAGCCCTGCTTCAAttgccaaaaaaccccaaacaaccaaaaaacccaaccaacaaaaaaaccaaaaaggcacCATGGATTGTACATGCTTCTATTCATTTAAGCACTGCTTGTCACGACAGGGCAGTAGCAGCGTGTAGTTGTCCTTCGACAACAGCCCTAACCGGCTGCAacagggcagagcagccacCCTTTGGGGAGCTAGAAGCTGTCGGAAAGGGCAGGAACAATGACGGCATCTGCTCGTGTGCATCGACCTCGCCAGTCCTGCCAGGGCTGCGTGTGGCGGCTGACAGGCGGAAGGCAAGCCCTGCAAACCCTGCACTGATTCCCTCGTGGGAAGTGTGCTTTGCTGAACGATAAAAATTACAACCGCCGTACAAACCACaattaaatgtgtttattaAGTAAAACCACTACTTTATAGATGATTATGCTGGATATAGATTCAGTATCCGTGCTGTTATAGTAAAACCAAGTATTTCTTCACTTAAGCTTTAGTAAACCTACAGTTTGATTTTGCAGACTAAAAACTCAGTATAAACTACTGGTGAGTTACGAGCATGAGTAGTTGTACTGTATTCAGAATTAGTTATCGGTTTCTGTCTTTGGCTCCTTGTAAATCTACCTGCCTTTCTCCAGTGTTAACCTTGAATTCAACCAGACTAAATCTAGACAGAATTGGtacagcactttttttcctattagcTGATCACTGAATCCGACTTACCAGCTCTGTGGCTTGACATCTAGAAGCTTGATACCAGATCTTGGAAGCCTGTCTATACGAGAGTATCATTTTAACTAGCAGTACAATGTCTGTGAGACCTCCGCCATCAGACTATGCTTCCCTcgaggaagaaggaaaggaatggaagtgCTGATCAAAAAGGGTGTCCCTCAGCACCAGTGCAATAGAACATCCTTCCTGGAAGTGTAGGAGATTCCAGGAGGCATTCAAGGAAGCTCTGCTGCAGCGTGATTTCAAATAGTCCTTTCCCCCAGAAGagcctcaatttttttttttttttcttgaatctAGTAAATCAAAATGACAAGCAAACAACATTCCCAACTAGGACATGACAAACTGgaagatgaaaaagagaagtttctctttatttattcctctttaaaatgacttggaagcaaatttaaaatactattaaaaaaaagcggggggttttaaaatattaagaagctgaaaataaaaccacGCAGGACACATTACAAGGTTAGCAGAACATAGAAAGCATAGTTCATATAAAACAGATTTACAGTCTCAGTGAACAGCAAATTCATGCTGCCCATGTAAATGGAACAGCATGTAATACTGTCCCTACCCTCTGGAACACAAAAttcttttatcattttattttattgtagtACTGGATAGGAAAacacaacaatttaaaaaacccaacatttttaactgaaagagaaaaaacattaaaaatatgacaTTGCTCTGTAGGCACTGACAAATGTTCTTCTATGGTAAAAGTGTGCCAAAGCAGAATTTGAAATTGCATAATTCCTCTTAAAATGTTACAGCCCTGGTGTGACGTCAAATAAAAACGATGCTATTTCTCTGGCACTGCCTGACTACAGTCCTGCCCAACACAAACTGTCTGCAACACTGGTGTTCGGACATGGCTGGGCAGAAGCGACAGGCAGCAATACTGGAAAATGAAGGTATCTCCTGATAAGTCAGAGTGCTCTGACAGCTCAGATCCGTGGAGGCCTTTCATGACACTGACAAAGAGTGACTGTGTGTGCGTGCCAAGGCTTTCATTCTGCGTGTTTCAAGTTACACCTGACCTTGAGGTGCTAACCTAGTTAGGAGAGAATGAGAGCAAGAAAAGGCTGCTGCCCACAGGGCTGCTTAGAGATAGCCACTCCAGcggccagcagctgctggcaggaggtCAGCTACAAGCCCTGTCCAAGTTTGCCAATCAGCAGATGATGCTTCCCTCTCCTCACTGAGCACAGTCAGCTGTAACGTTACTTAcaccctcctctgcagagcactcTGATCAGACCACGGAGCACTTAGTCCTCTGAGGGCAGGGACGTGGACTTCACTAGGATCTGCAACAAAACTAACTCGAAGAATTTCGGggggaggcagctgctggggcctTGGAGAAGGTTAAAGCAGTGCCTGTGCAGAGCACCCTGAAGCAGATTTTACCTTGCAAGCATCCTCACTTCTGACACTTGTCCTCCCCTACCTGTTTTGGCACATGCAGCCTTCCTGCTCCCCCTTCTCTAGCAGGCGAAATGGCTGAGATTAGCAGTCCTGAGCCCCAGTGCCCCTGCACACAGGGGAGGAAAGATGCACTTCGGTCTTCTGTTTTACTAGGGAGTGTCTGGCTTAAAAAGTCACTTTTTATAAAAAACACCATGGCAGGAAGCAGTTAATCAAACATATCCTCAAACATGCGTCGCCCCATGGCTATGTaaacctctttttcttctggcGTCATCTGGGCCACCAGCTCAGGGCGCTGGCTCACTTGGCTGTACGAATGCGGACGCCCAGCCACTGTGACAGTGGGGTCCTCTGCCACCACCTCAaactcttcatcctcctcctcatcctccagcCCATATGCTGTGGTGGCTGTGGCGGGAGGGCGGGGAGGGGATTCCTCCTCCGACTCGCTTGTCTCGCTCTCAGAGTCACTAGCATTGGCACCCGAGAGAGGAGCGGCACCTCCAACAGTGACTGTTGAAGCAGAAGGTGTCTTCTTCTCGTGGATAAGCAGGGCACGCATCACCTCCTCATTGTCATCCAGAGCTGCACGGCCCTCCTCACGCTCCTGGAAAGCATCCAGATCCCGGCCCCCTGAAAAGAGACACAAGGGAATAATTGTTTCCTCACAGAGATCTGGGTGATGACCCTGAAGGCTTTCTGGACCCATAGTTAATTACTGCCACTGAGCATGCTTGGTTAAGTCACATCCTTTCTCTATGccagctcctcctctccctcagAAGACAGGGATAGTTACGTTTTCTCCTACTGTACACTAAAAGTCACCTAAAGGAGCCAATTCAAAACTACACGTGAATTAAATGTTTAACAGAAAAGCAGGGTGAGAAGTCACCATGGCTGGTGAATAACAACAACATCTGCTACAGACTGCAGGAGGAGGTTGTTTCAATCACCTCACTTTGTTCAATCTATTCGGAAAAAGTTTTGGGATCTGTATGCTCGAAAGGTGTTACAGGCAAGAAAGAACATTAGCTATCTTCTGGCCATTATTTTACATccattttcttcacttctgctgTACCTACATAttcccctcctctcctgagCACTGCACTGGTTCCAGGGTCTCATGCTCACAAATGCAATTCCCTTTGCTGTCTTCTCTTCCTATGGCATCAACAGTTTCATTCTATAATCCTCAAATGACCTGGTAGATTGCATCTATTGATTCACTCTTGTAAAAATCATAGAAGGTTTCTATTTCCTATTTTTAGTATGTAAGCTTAAATAGCACACCTACCAAAGCAGAATGTTTCTACTAGTGCTTACAAGATCTTGACTACTGTCCATGGACAACCTGACCTCGacatgaatgaaaataaaagcaaagacaatgagaaacaaacaaatcaatGAAGACTCACCTGCCATGGTGACGGACCTTCCTACTGTACTGCCTGAAGCTTTACTTCTAACGTGTTCTTcatataaaacacattttgaaaaaataattggcAAGAAGGCAGCTGGGAGCACAAAACCACTGCTGGTATATTTAGTAGGCTTCAGAGTGACTGAGTgttaataaatgttatttttcgCCAGTGACCTATTAGTGGGGCACCTTTCTAGATGAGACTGAAAGACCTTTGTCCAAAAGCAATAAACTCTGAAGGTGGAAGACGTATCAGATAATTCACATTTTAGAAGCACAAACAATTTTGTGGGTAACTCAGCTTTACTGATCTAGATTTCAATTCTGCATCTAATAAACCAAGATTTTTTACATCTGCCTACACACGGGTACTTCGCACAGCAGAGGGGAGCAGACAAAATCTGGAGTGtaaggagcagcagctgtacACACACAGGGGAACAATTTTTGACAGCACTCTAAGAGCATCACATAAGCAGCACAGTACTTCTGGCTCTCTGAATTTTCTTACCGTCTTTGATTTCATCGGGGTCATAAGCCCCCTGCACCGTGCTCTCTCGTAGCCAAATTGGTCTCTCTCTGGCCGGCTTTCCTTCACTTGCAGACCGGTTAAGATCCTCCTGGTCCTCCATGCTGATGACAACGTTCTGGGTATATAAGTCCTCATATGATGGTCCTTTTGTAGTCCATGCTTCCCGATGGTGTCCACCTGCAAGGccagctgctgtccctgaaCCAGTACCAGCTGCACGCTCCTTGCTACACAAAagtcaaagagagaaaaccagagCACTCAGAACAAGCCCTTCCTCAGCCAACATTGCAACACTTGATTGCAACTATGATTAGTTATCTCCCCTGGTCTGCACTGAGAACTTGCATTCTGATTTCTAACATGTGGTGCCAGGATTTTCTACATCAGCAGCTTCCTGTTTTGGGCACCTTGGGGGTCTCTAATGGGAAACTCTACATGAGACCATGGCAATGTCCACAATAGACACTGAAAATAAGAGACAGCACTAAGGTTGCTGATGCAGTCACATAAAATCAAACATAGAATCCCAGgatacactgaaataaaagtcacagcagcaaaacataGTTGAACAATTATGTGGTATTTGGAAAAGTCTCTTTTTGGCCTTTCACAGCAACCCtatactgcattaaaaaaagcacTAAAGTTTAAGCAAGTCAGATGATAGGCCCAGAGACCCAGCACACTCAGATCTGTGAACCATTATTAATCACAGGACCAGTGAAGGAGTTACCTAATCATGAAAAACACAGTTCTCACCTTTGCTTGAATTGTGAGTGACAATGCCTGTGGTGAGTCACACGTCCTGTGTTACACAGGAGGTCTGTACTACCCACAGACACAGCcctgggaggactggggagtCCTGGCAGAAGGTGAGAGGGCACCTTCAAACCAGAGGACTAGGGCTGGGCAAAGAGCTTcgttgtggtggtggtgtgttggAGGAGGCAAGACAGAACTGTCTTCATTggggaaaagctgcagaaaggaagGTGATGACTGATGTGAAGGGTATGGCAGTCAAAGCCTAGGcctcctttgttttctgagaggagctgcagccagcacatTTTCCTCCACGCTCCCTTCTAGCTCGGGAGactgatgcagaaaaaaaccaaccaaatcaCATTCCTGCTTGGATCTGATGGAAAGAGGACATCAGGTGGAGTATTTTCTGCATAGTGATGGCAATAAGCCTAAAATACTCTCTCTGGCCTGTGCTGCTACATATGCAATTatcaggaaaagcagctgaatggaAACTCACTGCTCTCCAGGTGAGGAAAACCAAATGTGACCATTGCTCTAATTCAAAACCATATTTCATCTTCTCAGAgaaacagatccactgcagGCTGCACCCACCCTCAGCCATATAATTTCAGTCGTGTGACTGCCAGTGGTACCTAAGGCTTTTCACAGGTAACAGGCCTGCCTGGACTCCTCCAGAGCAAATCATCAAGGATAATCACCGTGTTCCTGCCCTCCTGCCAGCTGAGCTGACAGAAGCTGTCAGCGAGCACAGTTCAGTCACTGCTATCTACCCAATAACATTTCCTCCAACCCAGAAGCTTAAAATAAGGTTGCAGTTGGAGAAGACCTGagtaatatgtatttttttttttaaattcagcaaGGACTTAACCACAGCTTGATGAACTCATTCTGCTGAATTTTTAGGGGCAAACAGTGAAGGGAAAATACACAGGTAGGTGATAATCGCCCTTATCCAGATGAAAAATAGCTGTGCCTTCAGCCACAGTTAGGATTGAGGGCTACTCACAGCCTCCCAGTAGTGAGCTTGCTGGGGTATGTTAGCAAAACACTTCACAGCATCCATTTTAACGTGTGTCCACACACTAACAGATTCTCTCCTGCGGCCAGCCCCACCAGGAGACCTTCACTGCAGCTTTTGATTTTGGGGCAGAGGACTCATGCCCATGTATTCCTTATATAACCTAAGGAATCACACAGAGACCTTCTTCCCAGTGCGTTATTTCAAATGTTGGTACCTTCCAGCTCATAAGACAGGCGTGTGTTCTGTGAAAAGCACCACTTTGCTTCCCACACAATAGAAATCTCTAACGAGCGTTTCCCTGACGATTTTATGTAATCCACTTTCCTCACACGATACACAATgcagctctccctccccatGACTGCAGCGTGACAGCTAAATACTCGGTAGCACCAGGGCTGCCTACTAATACTTCTGCACAGAGGTCCCCCGTAAGTGTGCCTGAAATGGACTTTTTTCCTATGTGGTATCATTTAGCAGCAAAACAACATCCACGACATCAggaacatttcaaaaataaaagtaacaaCTCTAAGAGACACTTACAGTATGAATTACTTTAAGCCATCTATTGCAGTGTCCCACGCATAGGTGGAACCATCTAGACACTTTCTATGTACTTTTGGACCCTGGTTTGCTTTGCAAATGTGTCTCAGtt from Caloenas nicobarica isolate bCalNic1 chromosome 1, bCalNic1.hap1, whole genome shotgun sequence includes the following:
- the GTF2E1 gene encoding general transcription factor IIE subunit 1, which encodes MTDPDVLTEVPAALKRLAKYVVRGFYGIEHALALDILIRNPCVKEEDMLELLKFDRKQLRAVLNTLKGDKFIKCRMRVETAPDGKTTRHNYYFINYRLLVNVVKYKLDHMRRRIETDERDSTNRASFKCPICFSTFTDLEANQLFDPRTGTFRCTFCETEVEEDESAMPKKDARTLVARFNEQIEPIYALLRETEDVNLAYEILEPEPTEIPALKQSKERAAGTGSGTAAGLAGGHHREAWTTKGPSYEDLYTQNVVISMEDQEDLNRSASEGKPARERPIWLRESTVQGAYDPDEIKDGGRDLDAFQEREEGRAALDDNEEVMRALLIHEKKTPSASTVTVGGAAPLSGANASDSESETSESEEESPPRPPATATTAYGLEDEEEDEEFEVVAEDPTVTVAGRPHSYSQVSQRPELVAQMTPEEKEVYIAMGRRMFEDMFD